The window ATTAATCCTAAATTTCCCTCCTGTATTAAATCAAGGAACAACATGCCTCTTCCAACATAACGTTTGGCTATACTGACAACCAATCGAAGGTTTGCTTCAGCCAACTTGCGTTTTGCTTCAATGTCTCCCTGCTCTATTCTTATTGCTAGCTCTATTTCTTCATCTGCCGACAGCAAAGGAACTCTCCCTATTTCCTTTAAATACATTCGTACAGGATCATCTATTCCTATTCCCTCTGGAATAGACAAATCTATATCTATTTCAAGATCTTCCTTGTCGTCTTCCGCTTCTAACTGACCACTTTCAGGTATAACCTCAATTCCCATACTAGCTAAATGCTCATATATTTCATCTATTTGATCTGGGCTTAATTCTATACCTTGTAAAGTATCCATTATTTCTTTGTAGGTTAATATTCCACGTTTTTTCCCTATTTCTATGAGCTGCTTTATATTTTCTGTTTTCTTATCATCTTCTTTCACCATTGTCCCCCCTTCCATTAGGGTCATCATGCTTGAGCTTATGACTTTATTTTTTCCATTCTCGTTGGAGCTCAATTAAATTTAACACCAATGAGTCTACAACTTCCCTTTGCTCACATTCCTCTGCTGCTGAAATCTCTTTTTTAAGGCTTTCTATTTGGGTTTTATACCAGTTGTTCTTTATTATATAAACACAATCATTTATTGAATAAGTGTCTTCACTAGTGTTGAGTATTTCTGGTAAGAAACTCTGCAATTCCTCAGGTAGTGTAAGTATAAAAGCTTTAAAATTAAACCCATCACTAACCTTATTAGTTTCAATATATTTTATCAAACTTCTTATTATTAATCTAAACTTGGAAATCTGAAATAAGTGTAAACCCACAACTTCCTGAAACCAATCTATCTTTTGGGGATTTTCCATTATATACCTTACAATAAATCTTTCCACCCTGTATTGTATACTGTTCCCCAATAGATACTTTTCTTTGCTATTATTCCTTAGTGTTGCCTTTTTATCCCTATTGGCACCAATATTTTGCAGACTTTTGGAGTATTTTCCAATCTCTGCAGCTATTACTTGTTCAGTAACACCTAGTTTGCTGGAAATTAACCTTATATAGTATTCTCTTTCTACAAGACTGTCAATCTCTGTGAGATCTCTAATGATAAAATCAAGTACCTTTTTCTTACCTTCTATAGTGTCTAGGTTGTTTTTTTGTGCGGCAATTCTTAACTTATATTCAAGTAAATGGACTGCATCGTTTTTTATACAATGAACAAATCTTTCAGGGCCATGTTTTCTTATATAATCATCTGGATCACTTTTATCAGGTAAAGTAAGGATTTTAACCTTGCAGCCATTTTCGTGCAGGACAGATAGTCCTCTTAAAGCTGCCTCTTGGCCAGCTTCATCAGCATCATAGGCAATTACTACATTATCAGTATACCTTTTTAGCATTCTTGCTTGTTCTGCTGTAAATGCAGTACCTAATGATGCTACTGTATTTTTTATTCCCTTTTGATGGGCTGCAATAACATCCATGTATCCTTCTACCAATATAACCAGGTCTTTTCTTCTTACTTCATCTCTCGCAATGTTCATGCCATAAAGAAGCTTGCTTTTTTGAAATATTTTTGTCTCAGGACTATTAAGATATTTTGGAGCCTTTATTGTATCATCTATTATGCGACCCCCAAAGCCTATAATCAAGCCATTGAGGTTATATATAGGGAAAATAATCCTACCTCTAAAACGGTCATAATATCCTGAATTATTCCCGGTACTTGGACTTATCAAACCTACCTTCTCTAATTCAGATGGTGGCACATTCCTTTTTTTCATAAAACTTATTAATGAATCCCAATCATCTAATGAGTAGCCTATGCCAAACTCCATAATGATGTCAGATGAAATGCCACGGTTTTTTAAATATTCAAGGGCTTTTTTGCCTTTTGAGCTCTCCATAAGCATATAATGATAATATTTTTGTGCTAGAGAGTTTATTTCTATTAAAAAATTTTTTTCCTTATCTACCTTCTTGATTAATTTGTTATCTGTTAGCAAAATTCCTGCTTGTGATGCTAAAAATTCTGCAGCTTCAACAAAAGTATAATTCTCTGCTTTCATAAGAAAGGTGAAGACATTGCCTCCAGCACCACAGCCAAAGCAATAAAAAAGGCCTTTGGAAGGGTTAACTGAAAAGGATGGTGTTTTTTCACTATGAAAGGGGCATAGACCAATATAATTTTGTCCTTGCTGCTTTAATGATACATATCTGGATACAATTTGCTCTATGGAAACCCTTTCTAAAATTTCCTGAACCTTTTCCTCAGGAATAAAATTTTTCACCTTAAATCACCTGATTAATGAGTTTATATATTATTTCGTCATAAAACCATTAAGTCCTCCTATAGGATTTGCTGAGCAATGGTTATACATATTCTATATATATAGCTGTTTTCCTTCTATTTAAAAGCAATAAAAGTAATATATGTAGCAAAATTAGATAAAAAATAAAAATTTGTAAAATATTATCCCTATATGCTGACTGTTAATCCATCATGCAAGCCAATACTTTCCTAGTGTATGAGTATATATCATATGCTATACTAATAGTTGAAGAGAGTAATATCCCTTCATATCTTATTATTTTCCCTTTTGTTTTTTATTAACCTCCCAGGGCTTTGGGAGGCTTTTTTTGTATTGTATATTGTATAGAAAAATGAACATAAAAAGAAGCAAGCATCTCTTCGTCGGTCAGACTATTTAGGCATTGACTAGATACCTAACAGGATGCTTGCTTCTTGGTAGTATTATTAACATAATTAATCTAGAATATACATCTATAATATTACTAAATAATAGAAAAACCTGATGGCACAAAAAGCTTTTGATAGATGGCTATAGCATATCTATCTGTCATACCAGCTATATAATCTATAACCAGAATATCCTCATTTGTTTCAGCATCATTATGTGCTTTATATTCATTGGATATTTCCTGTGGATGATTGCAATAGTAATGGTAAATCTCCTGCACCAATCTCATGGCTTTTTTTTCTTCAGTTTTGGCCAGAGAACCTATATAAACATTTCTAAACAAAAATTGTCGCAATTCATCCATTGCAGCAGATACTTCCTTGCTCATTGTTATATAAGGTTTATCCCAGCTTGCATCAATCATATCTCTAACCATTTTATTAATTCTTTCACTATGCTTAAAACCAAGAACCTTAAGGCATTCCTTTGGCAGGCTTTCTAGTGACATCACTCTTCCCCTAATGGCATCATCAATATCATGGTTAATATATGCTATTCTGTCAGCTATTTTTACAATCTGTCCCTCCAGTGAACTAGGGGTTACATCTCCAGTATGATTTACTATGCCGTCTCTTACTTCCCAGGTTAAATTCAATCCAGTACCTAACTCCAGTTTATCAACTACTCTTAAGCTTTGGATGTTATGCTTAAATCCCCCGGGGTGCACCTGGTTAAGGGCCGTTTCACCTGCATGGCCAAAGGGAGTGTGGCCTAAATCATGGCTTAAAGAGATAGCTTCTGCTAAATCTTCATTAAGCCTTAAGGCCCTTGCTGCAGTCCTTGCTATCTGACTTACCTCTAAAGTATGGGTTAGCCTTGTGCGAAAATGATCTCCTTCCGGTGATATGAAAACCTGTGTTTTGTGCTTAAGCCTTCTAAATGCCTTTGAGTGAATAACTCTATCCCTGTCTCTTTGAAATGCTGTACGCACATCACATGGTTTTTCCTGAACTATTCTCCCCAGTGTAGATTTTGATTTAACAGCATAAGGGGAAAGCCAATCCTCTTCTCTTTTTTCAAAAAGCTCTCTAAGAGATGACATCTGTCTCCTCATCCTCTTCTTTAACTTTTTTTCTTATTAGCCAGGCAATCAAAATACTAATTTCATAAAGCAGTATTACAGGACCTGCCATAAGCAGCTGGGAAACTACATCTGCAGGGGTTAAAACTGCGGAAATTATAAATATAATAAATATAGCGTACTTTCTTTTGGCTTTAAAAAACTTATAGTCTGCAGCACCAATTTTAACTAGAAACACCACTGCCAGGGGCAGCTGAAATACTAACCCAAATGGCAGCAGAAATCCTAAAACAAAAGCAACATATCTAGCAAATGACAGCATGGGTAACAGGTCAGCACCCTGCCCAATAAAGAAAAGTAGTGCAAGGGGCAGTACTACATAATACCCAAAAACAACCCCTGCTGCAAATAATATGGCAGACATGGGGGCTATCATATAAACATATTTTCTTTCATGGGCATATAATGCTGGCAGAATAAAGCTCCATATCTGCCATGCAGTAAAAGGTATAGTAATTATAAATCCAGACAGGAGACTTATTTTTAATCTTGTAATAAAAACCTCTGTTACGGCAAGCTGTGCTAATTGAATATCTTTCCCAGCTATGGGAGCATTGATTATTATAAATAAAACATCTTCGAACAGGGCAAAGCTTACCACAGTGCCAACTAATACTGCTATCACAATTCTGATAATTACTTTTCGTAATTCTTCTAAATGGTCTATTAAGGTCATTGATGTGTCTGACATGAATTTGCCCCCTTGGCAGTGTAACCTTTTGAATAGTTATTCTTTATGATAGTATAAAACAAAACTTGGCTTGCGCCAAGTCTTTTAGAACGCAGAGGGAAGCCTTAGTCTGGTGAATAACGAACTTAGACGTTATATATCAGCTATGAAGTAAGACGCTGCGTTTTAGCCGACCGCTATCTTCAGGCAAAATTATGTTTTCTACGGCAACGAGTATGGGGCCATATTCCATTTTGCCAGATTTTTTCCCCTCCAAACTTATAAAATAGGCTAGCACAATAAAATTATACTAGCCAAAACATCCAGATTGTATTAAAATTTCCAACCTTCCAAACGAACAAGTTGCAAAAAATCTATACACTCAATTTGCAGATATTGGCATATATTAGGAATCTTAGGCCTTTTAGCACCAAGTCCAACTGCCTTTTCTCCAGTAACCACAACAGCACTATTCACCTTTGCTAAAGCTATCACATAAGGGTCAGCCCATATGCCATCACTACTCTCATCGGGTATAAATGAAGGGTACGTTTCAACAATTTCTGAAACTACTTGCTGCATTTCCTCACTAGGCTCTAGGAACATAAAATCTAATTCTAAAGCCCATTGATAAAGCTCATCTCCTCCTCTTTCTAGCTCAAGTAATACTTCATCAGGTGCAAAGAGTCGCTCATTCTGAGCTAAGTCAATCAAATGAGTCCACAAAGAATTAAAAATATCAGGAGGATAATCTCTTCTCCACGCATGTAGTAGGGCACTTGTATCTATACAAAAAATCAGAATTCTTCGCCCCTTTCTACACTTGTCAATAAAGCTTGCTCAATAGCTGGAATATGCTCTAGTTTGATTCCTCCAAGAAAATTAGAAAGATCACGAGAGCTAATTGCTTCATTGTAATAAGCAGAAAGAACAAGGTTAGTATAAGCCGCTCCATTATTACGGAGTACTTTTCTAAAATAAGGAACATAACCACTTTTCCCAGTCTGTTGCTGTTTATATGCTTCTATAAATTCACAGCGTTTTCTCCGATACTCTGCTTCGGATGTTTTACCTAATATAAGTAGTCTTCTTAAGATCACCTCTTTACTAACCATATAACGATTAGATAGGTGACTAATTTGATAATCATCCCAATTATTGTTATAGTTTTGTCTCACAATGGTTTCACTTAATAGTGCTTCTTTAGGAACTAAGACCTCTCCTGCTACTCGATTACAATAGGTCTCTACTGTATGATCAACATCAAGATCGTTATCATGCAAATCGCAAATTCCACTTTTGTCTAATGCAATATGAACAAACTCATGAATAAGTGTAAAAATTCTACCCCGTGGAGAATCTTTGCCATTAACAGCAACTACTGGGAAAGGCTTCCGGCTAATAGAAAATCCTCTCATCTGGTTAACATCAACATTTCCAGTTTGGAATACTAATACTCCAGTCCTTTCTATGGCAGTTGTCCATGCCCTAAGGGCTTCATAATGATCAGACCAAGAGTGCTGTTCCTCAATTGTTATCTGAAGTAATTCTCTAATTCTACCTGCTAAACTATCAGGAGGTTCAGACATTTCAGTCTCAAAATGAAATTGTGGAGGCTGTTCACCCAACTGCTCACTAATTTCTAATGCAATGGCTCTTCTTGCAAAAGCACGCCGAATCTCAAAACGTAAATCCGGTCTAATTTCAACATTAGCATCGGAAAGCAAACGAAAGTCCGGCAAAGTTTGAGGCTGTTCAGGGGTTGTATGACGGTAAAATAAAGCAGAAGGTCTTCGGTAAACTCGACCTGCTTCTCTAAGTTGTCTTAAAGTTGGCTTTGCATCTCCAGATTCCCAAGCCTGAAGTCTCTCAATAGACGTTCCTATTTTATGAGCAGCTTCTTCCAAACTGTAACCAGCAGTTTGTCTGGCCCAGACTAGAATACCAGGATTCACATTTGCTCTAATACGTTTAGCCATCGCAATCACCTCCTTCATAAATACTTTAAATATATTTTATCATATTCTATTGAATAATAGACTGATAAATTGGAAACGGCTATTTATATACTTCTTCCTTGAATTCAGGGATAAAGTACTTATAGTATATAGCTTTCAAAGTTATTAAGTTTCATCAATATATTGTTCCTTCTTTCACAAGATAATCAATAACCCTCTGAATTTCAGTCTGTACCTTCTTATACTCAATTTCCTTCCAGGCTTTCAGAATTGGTATAAACCGTGCATTACCGGTCAGCTTGATTTTCTCAATTAATAGCAATATCATTCCCCGGTTTCTATCCTTCAACTCCTGAACAAAACTGTAGTCTTTTCCTTCCAACAGCTTCTCAAGCTTTTGAAGCAGTTCCTCCGCATAAGTTTCCCGCTCTATCTCCCAGCCAATTTCTGAGAAAATAAGCATGGGAAGCCTATCTCTATATTCTATTTCAAGGTATCCCTTCTTTATCATCCAATCTATCCGGCAGGTTATTTCCTGCAGGGTAAACTCCCGGTAGTATCCGTAGACAGGGCATTGATCCAGGCCATGTTTAAGAACCTTTTTGTCCTTTGAACCTTTAAGGATCTTGGAAAGCATGCTCCTTCCCCCGGTTGCAATAATTTCGTCAGCGGCACGAAGAATTGCTTTTATTTCTTCATCTGCTAGATAGCGTATGCCACCGCTGTCAAGTTCATATCTGACTCTTTGTTTTTTTCTGCTCATGGTTACACCACTTCTCTTAAGACTTATCTATTGTATTCATTAAACTGCAAAAATGCTTTAATCTTTAAAAGTTGTTCTGCCATTTTCAAAACACCAATTGGTGACAAATTCTCCATAAAATATACATTTCCTGCTACATTATGGAAATAAGTTGAAGGAGTATTCATCCGTTGTCATCAAATCGGCATTTACGGAAACCGGTGCTTTCGGTAGCGTTACAGCAAAAGGTAATCCGCCTGTCATTGAAATCTGCTTCAGATAAATATCTATTTCCTAAAAAACAAGGTACTGCTCCTTAAAAATATTAAGTGGCAGTACCCTCTTTCTACATCAAGAGATTCAATAAGATCAAGGCCTGACCCTAACAACCTACAACTAAATCAAATTTCTGTATTCCCGTCTTCCATCTACAACAGCATAAATCGTTACAGTCTTTTTTTCATCATCTAATTTATAAAAGACAAGATGTTTTTCCACAATGAGTACTAGATATCCCTGTTTTCTCAAAATTGAATATCTTGGTGTATTTCCCGACCTTGGAAAATCCTTTAATCTATTTATTGCTGTTTCTATTTTATCCAGATAATTTATCGCAATATCTACACTTCCCGAATCATCAGCAATATAAAAGATGATTTCACGAAGCTGCTCCTCTGCTTTATCCGTCCTCATAATTTTGTATTTCATCCATTCTTCCTCTCCATTAAAGATTTCCGAATGTCATCAAACGTATTCTGCATAGGTGCAACTCTTCCATTTTTTACATCATCTTCAGCTTCTGCCAGTGTACGTAACAACTCAAGTTCAGATTCCATCTGATAATACTTTTGCAATCCCATTACCACTGTATCTCCACGTCCATTTACAGTAATAATAATTGGTCTCTGTGTCTCCCTGCATTGCTTTGAAATTTCGCTATAATGATTTCTTAAATCAGAGGATGGTCTAATCTCAGATTCCATATATACACCTTCTTTCTAACACTTTTCATAGTCATATCATATCATAATATGACTAAGCACTCAATAGTTCATTTGACTGCATTTGCCCGTTGTCATCAAATCGGCATTTACAGAAACCGGTGCTCTCGGTAGCGTTACAGCAAATTGCTTAAATACTGCCTGGGCTGCCGCTATCATAATGGACCAATCACAATTTTTTACTATTATGGAACATTTCATGTATCAGCAAACTTCATCTTCTTCAAGACTTGTATGAACTTCAAAAAGTATCCTCATAAAATCCTGACGTTCATTTAGAACTCTGATGATCTTCACTATGTCACCTTCAATTCTATAAAATACATAATTCTTTTCAATGAAGAAATACATATAATCTGTAGAAATATCAATCATTCTTCCCAAAGACACCCCTAATACGGGATATTCCTCTAATCTCCTAACGCTGGTTGTAATCTTACCTAGAGCCTTTTGGGCAGGATCAACCCCAAAATTCCCAATAATATATGCCTTGATTCTCTGTAAATCCTCTAGAGCCTTCGGTGAGTATTCCACTTTTCTCATACTATAATCCTAATGAAGCTTCTACTTCATCAGCAGAAAGCCACCCTTTCTCCCTAGCTGATTTTTCCCCTTCCTCAAGCTGTGCCATAAGCCTTACCATTGCACGGAGCTTATCAAGTTCTTCAACTTTAATAATTGCATATTCACCTCTTCCATTTCTGGTAAGGTATACCGGATTGTTGTAGGATACCTCTTTTAATACTTCTGTATAATTTCTCAAATCTGATATTGGTTTAATATTTGGCATTTTCATCACTCCTTATAAATATTATAAGCTAAATCGCCAAAAACAACAAAGTAAATTAACATGTTAATTTACAGCGTTTATGTACAAGACTTGAATCAATAACGGTTTCCACCAATCTTGAAAAAATGATTTAGTATATTGAATAAAAGAGGTACTGCTCTCAAAATCAAAATGAAATCAAGTAGCAGTACCTTTTATTTTTACTTCAACGCCTTCGTAATTACAACACACCCTGTTATCTTATACCACTGCTATAGAGCAATCGTTTTTCGTTATACGTCTAAGTCCATGTGCATACGTCTCCAATTAAATAGGAGGACTTTGTCAATTAGTTTGAATGACGTAGTGCTGCCTGGGCTGCTGCCAGCCTTGCTACCGGCACCCTGTAAGGGGAGCAGCTGACAAAGTCAAGACCAATCTGGTAACAATATTCTATAGAGCTTGGGTCTCCCCCATGCTCACCGCATATACCAATTAATAAGTCTTCCCTGCTGGCCCTCCCCTTGGTAACTGCCATTTCCATCAAGCGTCCAACACCAGCCCTGTCTAAAACTACAAAGGGATTTTCGTTAATTATTTTCTTTTCCAGGTAACTGTGCAGGAATTTACCCTCAGCATCATCACGGCTAAAACCAAAGCATGTCTGGGTCAGGTCATTTGTTCCAAAGGAAAAGAAGTCAGCAATTTGAGCTATTTCTCCAGCAGTGGCGCATGCCCTGGGGACTTCTATCATGGTACCTACAGTATACTCAACTGATACCCCTTCCTCAGCAAATACACTAACTGCCACCTGATCCACAACTTCCTTCAAGGTAGAAAGTTCATTAACATCCATGACAAGGGGTATTTCTATTTCAGGTACTGTCTTTACTCCCTCTTTTGCAAGCTGTACTGCTGCCCTAAATACAGCCTCTACCTGAGTTGCATATATTTCTGGGAAGGTAATTCCTAACCTGCAGCCTCTATGGCCCAACATGGGGTTAGACTCTGATAATGCCTTGACCTTGGCAAATAAAGCTTCCTTTTCCCTGAGTTCTTCTTCTGAACCACCAAGGCATCTCAATTTGACAATTTCTTCAATCAATTCTTCCCTGTTTGGTAAAAACTCATGTAATGGTGGATCCAATAAACGGATGGTTACTGGATATCCCTGCATAGCCTTTAATATTCCATAGAAATCCTCCTGCTGAATAGGCAGCAGCTTTTCCAAAGCAGCTTTCCTTTCATCATCATTGGAGGATAAGATCATCTTTTGAACAATTGGAAGCCTTTCTGGCCCCATAAACATATGCTCAGTCCTGCAAAGTCCAATTCCCTTGGCACCAAATTCCCTGGCCTTTGCTGCATCCTCAGGGTTATCTGCATTGGCTCTAACGCCCAGTGTTCGAATTTCATCTGCCCATTCAAGAATAGTTTGAAATTCCTTGCTGAGGGTTGGAACAAGCAGGGGTACTTCCCCCTCTATTACGTTACCTGTAGAGCCATCAATTGTAATAATGTCACCCCTGGAAAATATCTTATTGCCTATTCTTAGCTTCTCCCTTTCCATATCAATATCCAGTTCATCACAACCGCAAACACACGGCTTACCCATACCACGGGCAACAACAGCGGCATGACTGGTCATCCCACCCCTGGAGGTTAGAATGCCCTGGGCTCCTACTATTCCATTAAGGTCGTCAGGAGTAGTTTCATTTCTAACCAGGATTACATTTATTCCCTCCTTGCCCATACTTTCAGCCTCATCGGCATCAAACACTATTTCACCCACAGCGGCTCCTGGTGATGCAGGAAGTCCCCTGGCTATGACTTCATAGTTAGTAGTAATATCTATTGTTGGGTGCAGCAGCTGATCCAGCTGGGTAATATCAATTCTGCCAACAGCCTCCTCCTTGGTAATAAGACCTTCTCTTACCAGGTCAACTGCTATCCTAATTGCAGCTGCTGCAGTCTTTTTGCCGTTACGGGTTTGAAGGATATACAGCTTGCTGTTTTCTATAGTAAACTCTATATCCTGCATGTCTTTATAATGCTTTTCCAGGAGTTTGGATGTATCTATGAACTGCTTGTATGCATCTGGCATTTCTTCTTTAAGCTTTTCAATGGGCTGAGGTGTTCTTATACCTGCAACAACATCTTCCCCCTGGGCATTTACTAGATACTCTCCATATAGTTCCTTTACACCTGTAGATGGATTTCTAGTAAAGGCAACACCAGTACCACTTTTAACACCCATGTTTCCAAAGACCATTGATTGAATATTTACAGCAGTTCCCAGGGAGTCAGGTATTTTGTGCAGCTTCCTATATAATATTGCCCTGCTGTTTTGCCATGACTTAAATACTGCTTCCACAGCATTAATTAATTGTTCCTTTGGATCCTGTGGAAATTCACTGCCATGCTTGATACGCAGCATTGACTTAAACTCTTGGATTATCATTTTAAGGTCATCAGGGGTTAGTTCATGGTCATGCTCAATTTCTAGTTTTTTCTTGTACGTCCTCAAAATGCTTTCAAAGGCAACATGCTCTATACCCATTACCACATCAGAATACATGGTAATAAATCTTCTATAGCAGTCAAAGGCGAATCTCTCATCATTAGTGATTCTTGCAAGTCCTTTAACTGTCTCATCGTTTAGACCAAGATTAAGTATGGTATCCATCATACCGGGCATTGATACAGCTGCACCAGAACGAACGGAAACTAAGAGTGGATTCTTGCTATCACCAAAGCCTTTACCGGTTACACTCTCTAGATAAGCAATATGCTCTAGTATCTGGTCTTTTAGGCCCTCTGGAAGTTTTTGACCATCCCTATAATAGTCCTTACATGCCTGGGTGCTGATAATGACCCCTGGAGGAACAGGCAGGCCTATTTTTGTCATTTCCGCAAGGTTTGCTCCTTTACCCCCTAGCAGGGATTTCATTTCCTTGTCACCTTCATGAAATTTGTACAGGTATTTTTTACTCATTAAATTTACCCCCATAAAATATTTCCATAATTGTACCAGCGGTTTCTTCCACTGCTTTATTAGTGACATTTATAACAGGGCAGCCAATTTTTTTCATAACAGTATCTGAGTATTCAAGCTCCTTAATAATTCTTTCTACGGCTGCATAATTGGCATTTGAAGTCAGGCCAAGACTTTTGAGCCTTTCCTTTCTAATCTCATACAGATGATTAGGATCAATTATTAAACCCACGACCTTATTTTTCACCTGATAGAGCTCTTCAGGTGGAGATACCTCAGGCACTAAGGGTACATTGGCACATTTAATTCGTTTATGGGCTAGATACATACTCAAGGGTGTTTTAGAGGTCCTTGAAATACCAACCAGGACAATATCCGCCTTGACTAGTCCCTTGGGGTCTTTTCCATCATCATACCTTACTGCAAACTCTATTGCCTCTACCCGTTTGAAATACTGTTCATCCAGTTTTCTTAATAATCCAGGTTCTAATTTCGGAGGTCTGTCAAGAAGTCTTTCCATGGCTCTTAGCATGGGACTCAATATATCTACTGCTTCTAGCCCCATCTCAACAACTAGCTCTTCAAGATATTCCTTTAACTCAGGAATTACTAAAGTATAGGCTATCAGACAATTATATCCTTCAGATTGAGAAATTATTTCCTTTACCTGCTTTTTATTGTTTACATATGGAAAGCGTCGGATTTCTATATCACTTAAGTTAAACTGACTTGCTACAGCCTTTGCTACTATTTCTGCAGTTTCACCAAGAGAATCTGATACAACAAATACCTTTGGTCTATTCTTATCTAAAATGCTCATTCCCTCCTTATTTTCCTTCAATCATTTCTACAAATACCCTGGTAATGTTTGATTTAGTAATTCTACCCATCACTTCTAAAATCCTTTCTTTTCCCTGCTCTTCAATTATTTTTACAACTGGAATACAATCAATTTCATGCTCTAACATTTTTCTTGCGGCAGTTAGAACCGTATCTGAACCTTCAACTGTTATAATATTAGGCACTCTAGTCATAACAACACTTACAGGTATCTTATCCAAATCAGGCTTTCCTAGAATAGTTTTTAACAAATCCTTTTGAGAAACTACTCCCTCCAACTTCCCCCCTTCACTTACAACTATTAAGGTGCCTACATCATTATTAATGAACATGGAGACTATAGCATCATAAATTGAATCATTTTCTTTGACTACCACAGGGACTGATTTTACATCTTTCACAAGGAGGTTTTCAAACTGGGCTATCCTCAATGTTTTGCCACCCTTTTCATTGTAGAAATATCCTACTCTAGGCTTGGCATCTAATATTCCTGACATTGTTAAAATTGCTAGATCAGGCCT of the Desulfitibacter alkalitolerans DSM 16504 genome contains:
- a CDS encoding type II toxin-antitoxin system RelE/ParE family toxin, whose product is MRKVEYSPKALEDLQRIKAYIIGNFGVDPAQKALGKITTSVRRLEEYPVLGVSLGRMIDISTDYMYFFIEKNYVFYRIEGDIVKIIRVLNERQDFMRILFEVHTSLEEDEVC
- a CDS encoding type II toxin-antitoxin system prevent-host-death family antitoxin; the protein is MPNIKPISDLRNYTEVLKEVSYNNPVYLTRNGRGEYAIIKVEELDKLRAMVRLMAQLEEGEKSAREKGWLSADEVEASLGL
- the ppdK gene encoding pyruvate, phosphate dikinase translates to MSKKYLYKFHEGDKEMKSLLGGKGANLAEMTKIGLPVPPGVIISTQACKDYYRDGQKLPEGLKDQILEHIAYLESVTGKGFGDSKNPLLVSVRSGAAVSMPGMMDTILNLGLNDETVKGLARITNDERFAFDCYRRFITMYSDVVMGIEHVAFESILRTYKKKLEIEHDHELTPDDLKMIIQEFKSMLRIKHGSEFPQDPKEQLINAVEAVFKSWQNSRAILYRKLHKIPDSLGTAVNIQSMVFGNMGVKSGTGVAFTRNPSTGVKELYGEYLVNAQGEDVVAGIRTPQPIEKLKEEMPDAYKQFIDTSKLLEKHYKDMQDIEFTIENSKLYILQTRNGKKTAAAAIRIAVDLVREGLITKEEAVGRIDITQLDQLLHPTIDITTNYEVIARGLPASPGAAVGEIVFDADEAESMGKEGINVILVRNETTPDDLNGIVGAQGILTSRGGMTSHAAVVARGMGKPCVCGCDELDIDMEREKLRIGNKIFSRGDIITIDGSTGNVIEGEVPLLVPTLSKEFQTILEWADEIRTLGVRANADNPEDAAKAREFGAKGIGLCRTEHMFMGPERLPIVQKMILSSNDDERKAALEKLLPIQQEDFYGILKAMQGYPVTIRLLDPPLHEFLPNREELIEEIVKLRCLGGSEEELREKEALFAKVKALSESNPMLGHRGCRLGITFPEIYATQVEAVFRAAVQLAKEGVKTVPEIEIPLVMDVNELSTLKEVVDQVAVSVFAEEGVSVEYTVGTMIEVPRACATAGEIAQIADFFSFGTNDLTQTCFGFSRDDAEGKFLHSYLEKKIINENPFVVLDRAGVGRLMEMAVTKGRASREDLLIGICGEHGGDPSSIEYCYQIGLDFVSCSPYRVPVARLAAAQAALRHSN
- a CDS encoding pyruvate, water dikinase regulatory protein — its product is MSILDKNRPKVFVVSDSLGETAEIVAKAVASQFNLSDIEIRRFPYVNNKKQVKEIISQSEGYNCLIAYTLVIPELKEYLEELVVEMGLEAVDILSPMLRAMERLLDRPPKLEPGLLRKLDEQYFKRVEAIEFAVRYDDGKDPKGLVKADIVLVGISRTSKTPLSMYLAHKRIKCANVPLVPEVSPPEELYQVKNKVVGLIIDPNHLYEIRKERLKSLGLTSNANYAAVERIIKELEYSDTVMKKIGCPVINVTNKAVEETAGTIMEIFYGGKFNE
- a CDS encoding helix-turn-helix transcriptional regulator, yielding MQLSERQESILSIVKRFEPITSDQIAAYLGLTRAALRPDLAILTMSGILDAKPRVGYFYNEKGGKTLRIAQFENLLVKDVKSVPVVVKENDSIYDAIVSMFINNDVGTLIVVSEGGKLEGVVSQKDLLKTILGKPDLDKIPVSVVMTRVPNIITVEGSDTVLTAARKMLEHEIDCIPVVKIIEEQGKERILEVMGRITKSNITRVFVEMIEGK